A segment of the Candidatus Delongbacteria bacterium genome:
AAAAACAGGACCCACACTTATGGAAGAGCAAATACAACAATCTAAACAAGAACATGAAATAGATATTATTGAAATTATTACTATTCTTTGGAGAGCGAAGAAGTTTATTGCCATTGTAACAGGTGTAGCTTTATCTATTGGAGTACTTTATATACTATTTGCTACCAAAATGTATAGCGGAACTATTACCCTATATCCTGCTCAATCAAGTTCTACATCACCTATGGCAACTATGGCTAGACAGATGGGAATGGTTGGATCATCAGTAGGGGATACAAACTATAACATACCTGATATTGTAAAAAGTAGAACTCTTTCAGAGCAGATCGTAGCACATGAATGGGAAATTGATGGGTTTGATAAGAAGTTAAATTTAGTGAATTATTTTGATATAATTTGGAATGTTGAATTACCCTCTAATGTTAAGAATAAAGAAGATGAGAAGAATTATTACCAAAGAAAATACTATTCTTACAGTCAGTTAATTGCTAATAAAAGGATTCAAGTGAATGTAAATTCAAAAACAGGTTTGATAACTGTATCTGTTGAAATGGAGAATTCAAAACTTGCAAGTGATATTGCTAATTTTATTTCAGTATTTGTATCTAATTGGGTTAATGATACGCAAAAAGAAAGTATAAGGAAAAATCTTGAGTTCATAAATGAAAGAGCTGCAGTACTTGGAGCAGAATTGCAGGAAGCAGAGAATGAACTAAAAAAATTCAGAGAAACTAATAGAAATATTTTAAACTCTCCGGATCTTCAGCTTGAATTACAAAGACTACAAAGACAGGTTACTATTAAGCAGGAAGTATATTTAACAATGATAAAACAGAGAGAAATAAATCAGATCGAAGAAAATAAAAGTGCAGATGTTATTAGGATATTAGACAAAGCTATAGAGAAAAAAGCGCAAGTAAAACCAAATAAAAGGATAATATTTACTTTAGTATCTTTTTTTGGAATGTTACTTGGTTCGATTTATGTCTTATCCCTACACCACATTAAAAGAAAATTTTGATATTGGTAACGAGGATACGAAAATTGAAAAACAATCCGAATCCATTAGTTAGTGTTATTATAACCACGTATAAAAGAGATGTGGTATTAAAGAGAGCGATAAATTCGGTTTTAGAGCAAAGTTACAAAAACTATGAAATTATTGTTGTTGATGATAATAATCCTCAATCAGAATACAGGCAAAGTACTCAGGTCGTAATGAGCAGTTATGCTAATTTTAAAAATATAAGATATGTTAAACATACCTCTAATATGAACGGTGCAGTTGCTAGGAATACAGGGATAAGATCGGCTAGTGGTGAAATTGTTTGTTTTCTTGATGACGATGATTGGTATTATAAAGATAAGTTAAAATTACAGGTTAATTTTCTTCTGTCAAATACTGAATATGATGCTGTTTATTGTGGTTGGGATAGAGATAACACAAGGGTAATACCAGTTAAGGAGGGTGATTTAAGTTTCGATTTGCTAACTGGTAAGAATTTAATATACACTAATGTTATTATGATGTGGAAATATGCCGCTGAGAAAATAGGGGGTTGGGATGAAAGATTTAAAAGACATCAAGAAGCTGCGTTTTTATTGCGTTACTTTAGATATGGTTTTAAAATAGGAGTTGTAAGTGAAGTTTTGGTAGGCTTTGATATTAGTGATAGATCAAATGCTTTAAAGCCTAAGCAAAATAAAGATCAAATAGATTTATATTTGTTATACTATTCTGATTCTATAGAACAATGTGAGAATAGAATAAGAAATGCAAGAAAAATTATATACACATATCGTTATCGTAGTATTTTTCTTTCTTATGTCAAGACTAATCAATTCATT
Coding sequences within it:
- a CDS encoding glycosyltransferase family 2 protein; this translates as MKNNPNPLVSVIITTYKRDVVLKRAINSVLEQSYKNYEIIVVDDNNPQSEYRQSTQVVMSSYANFKNIRYVKHTSNMNGAVARNTGIRSASGEIVCFLDDDDWYYKDKLKLQVNFLLSNTEYDAVYCGWDRDNTRVIPVKEGDLSFDLLTGKNLIYTNVIMMWKYAAEKIGGWDERFKRHQEAAFLLRYFRYGFKIGVVSEVLVGFDISDRSNALKPKQNKDQIDLYLLYYSDSIEQCENRIRNARKIIYTYRYRSIFLSYVKTNQFIDATKIYLKMMGFIPFRFNVGLLEYFFIKFKKNFS